In the Miscanthus floridulus cultivar M001 unplaced genomic scaffold, ASM1932011v1 os_1282_1_2, whole genome shotgun sequence genome, gaattTTGGAGttggaactaaacacgctctTATTGATGAATGTCATTATTGTCGACCAGGACAGGGGACCAGTTAAATTATACAGCATCACAGCATGCCGGCGCAGCAATTTATCATGACGATCCGCTCGAATTCAACGAAGATTCCGAATCTCGTGCACTAACCCGACCAAATCAGCGTACGAGCTCCCGCCTTCGTTCACCGCCCGCGCGGCCTCCGTCGCGAGCTCCTTGGCGCGCGCCCTCACGTCGCGCCCCTTCTCCCCGACCGCGTCGGCCAGCACGGTCGCCAGCTCTCCCGAGTCCGGCGCGACGCCGAAGCCCCCCGCGCACGCGCGCACCGCAACGCGCGCCTCGTCCACGAGCAGGCGCGCGTTCACGAACTGGTCCGCCGTCATCGGCCACGCCAGCATGGGCACCCCCGCCGCGGCGGCCTCGAGCACCGAGTTCCAGCCGCAGTGCGTCATGAACCACCCCACCGCCGGGTGCCGCAGCGTCGCCAGCTGCGGTGCCCACCCGCGCACCACCATCCcgcggcccgccgccgccgcgcgcgcctCGAACCCTTCGGGCACGACGCCGCTGCTCCCGGCGCCCACGACCCATACGAACGGCACGGCGCTGCGCTCCAGCGCCTCGGCCAGCGCCGCAGCCACGGCCGGGGTCAGCACCGCCTGGCTCCCGAACGACACGTACACGACCGAGCCTTCTGGGAACGGGTCCAGCCACGTGCCGAGGCTGGCGGCCGCGACGGCCACCTCCCCGCCGCGCACGCCGGCGGCGTCCGCGTCAGGCGCCACGGGGCCCACCGCCCAGACGCGCCTGAAACCCAGGTCCTCGAGCGGCTGCTCCAGGTACCTCCCCTCCAGCGCCTTGAACGAGTTGAACACGAACCCCCAGCTCTCCTCCACGTTCCAGAGGAAGTTCCGCCTCACCGACTCGCGGACCTGCTCGTCTTCTTTTCCGCCTTCCACGTACCACCTGTAAAGCATCGAGAGCTCTCTCCACTGGTACGCCGGCTCGCCGGGGATCGCCGGGAACGTGACGACGCTGGactcctcgccgccgccctcgGCAGCAGCAGGCCGCCTCACCAGGCGGCGGAAGAGCGAGTGAGGGACGGCGGCGCCGATGACGCCGGACGGCGAGAACACGATGCCCGCGGCGCCGAGCTCGCGAGCGAGCGGCTGCGCCCACCCGCAGAAGAAgtcggcgacgacggcgacgatgGGGTCGTCGTCGGACGACGGGCGTGACCTGGCCCACGCGCGGACCGGCTCGCGGAGCGCGGTGAGCGCGTGGATGAAGACGGGGAAGTACTCCGGGGGGCAGCCCCTGACGCTCTCGAGACCCGGGGGGATAGACGAGTTGGAAGGGAACGGGAGGGTCAGCGGGCTGACGGCGCCGGGGTGCGCCACGAGGAGAGGCGAGAGCAGCGGGAGGTTGGCGGGTGAGGTGACGACGGTGAGGCGGAGGCCCCGCGCGGCGAGCAGGGCCGCGAAGTCCAGGAGCGGCAGCGCGTGGCCCTGCGCCGGGAAGGGGACCACCAGCACGTGCGGCGCAGTGGTAGGTGTGGCTGCCGTCTCCATGGCTTGATGCTTGGGAGGTTCAAACGGAGGCCGAGAGCGATGGCGCGCTTGGTCGCTGCCAACTGGTGACCGGAGAGCGTGCGGGCTCCTTCTTTTTTAAGGAAAAAAAATTCAAGGGTCGGTGGTCCCGCCGGGTCCACTTTGAATGGTAGTTTTGTTTTTTTTAGAGGACTTTGAATGGTAGTTGGATCACGCGATTAGATTTGCCCGGGCCGCTCGGAAGATGGGCCGAAGATATGATCCGTGACGCATAGGGCCCATTTGAAACGAGTCGTCCTGGTGCGGCTCATCATCTCCTCCGCTCGGTGTCGCGGACTGTCCCGTGTCCTCCGCTCGACGCCCTGCTCTGCGGGCTGCGGCTGCTCCGCGCTCGTCCCCTCGGACGGCATGGAGCTGAGCAGAGGCATTGTATCTGCCCCGCTCCGGCCGGTTTACTCCGGCCACGGCCGCTGCGGTCCTCTCTCCGGAGCGTTCTCACCGCCGCAGTCGTCTTCTACCGTGGTGAGTGTTCTCGTGCCCTTCGCTTGGTCCTCTTGCCTTCGAGGGGGTGATGGATTCAGCAATTGTGCCCTTCTCCATCTTCTGTAGGAAGTGCGCAGGTGCTGCATCAGCAAGGCGCTGCAGCCACGGCAGGAGTGGGTGGAGGGCTGGGTCCGCCGCAACGACACACTCGTTCGCGGCCTGCCCATTGTCGTCGGCGGCGCTTCCCTCGTCGCTGTCCTCCTCAACCGCGCTGTTTCAGGAATTGCCGCCGTCACCGACGCCTCCAGGTATGCCTGTGCATGCAAACACCCATAATTGCTGCAATTTTGGTGTACTGATCATTAGTTCTATTTCCCCTATAAACAGTTCGCAGTCGAGGGCTGACATATTGACCCTTGTTCTCTCCGTGACTGACATTCTTGCCGGCCTCGTTTGGTTATCCATCCGTCCGAAATCCATTTCTCCGGTCAGAATTGAGATTTTGAACCGCACATTTCTTATCGCATGTTCTGATGTCTTTGGCTGATTCCACAATTCTAAATATGATCCTAGGCGGTTCCTGAAGGTGTCGAGTGTAAACGAGTTCTTCCGGGCGTGTCAAGTTCTGCGCTTCATGAACTACTTTGGTAAGTAATCTAGCGATGCACAGATTTCTTCTGATTTTACCATTCGAACACTGCATGCTTCAGAGTGATCCTGAATCATGATCCGAAAATTTTCACCTGATGCGCCACTGCTAGATGATAGCCAAACTGACTGCCAGTTAAGTTTGAACTCTGAATACTTGCAATGCTGCATACATCTTTTTAGTGAATGCTAGCTTTTGGGTAGTAAAATCTCACCTGATGTACGGCTACAGGTGATAGCTCCATTTGGTAACCAATAGTCCACTGCCGTTCGAAGTAGGATTCTGAATAAATGCATACATCTTTCTAGATGAAGCAATGTTTTAGGGTAT is a window encoding:
- the LOC136533890 gene encoding flavonol 3-O-glucosyltransferase UGT89B1-like, encoding METAATPTTAPHVLVVPFPAQGHALPLLDFAALLAARGLRLTVVTSPANLPLLSPLLVAHPGAVSPLTLPFPSNSSIPPGLESVRGCPPEYFPVFIHALTALREPVRAWARSRPSSDDDPIVAVVADFFCGWAQPLARELGAAGIVFSPSGVIGAAVPHSLFRRLVRRPAAAEGGGEESSVVTFPAIPGEPAYQWRELSMLYRWYVEGGKEDEQVRESVRRNFLWNVEESWGFVFNSFKALEGRYLEQPLEDLGFRRVWAVGPVAPDADAAGVRGGEVAVAAASLGTWLDPFPEGSVVYVSFGSQAVLTPAVAAALAEALERSAVPFVWVVGAGSSGVVPEGFEARAAAAGRGMVVRGWAPQLATLRHPAVGWFMTHCGWNSVLEAAAAGVPMLAWPMTADQFVNARLLVDEARVAVRACAGGFGVAPDSGELATVLADAVGEKGRDVRARAKELATEAARAVNEGGSSYADLVGLVHEIRNLR
- the LOC136533889 gene encoding protein COFACTOR ASSEMBLY OF COMPLEX C SUBUNIT B CCB4, chloroplastic-like isoform X3 — protein: MELSRGIVSAPLRPVYSGHGRCGPLSGAFSPPQSSSTVEVRRCCISKALQPRQEWVEGWVRRNDTLVRGLPIVVGGASLVAVLLNRAVSGIAAVTDASSSQSRADILTLVLSVTDILAGLVWLSIRPKSISPAVPEGVECKRVLPGVSSSALHELLWTWDSLTTATCCKSLVIVYGGNCVLQIGVAAGYPEDGNALNVDAQKFIGSLYKSAMESKKRLDRNDRRQAGCHIV
- the LOC136533889 gene encoding protein COFACTOR ASSEMBLY OF COMPLEX C SUBUNIT B CCB4, chloroplastic-like isoform X2, producing MELSRGIVSAPLRPVYSGHGRCGPLSGAFSPPQSSSTVEVRRCCISKALQPRQEWVEGWVRRNDTLVRGLPIVVGGASLVAVLLNRAVSGIAAVTDASSSQSRADILTLVLSVTDILAGLVWLSIRPKSISPAVPEGVECKRVLPGVSSSALHELLWTWDSLTTATCCKSLVIVYGGNCVLQIGVAAGYPEDGNALNVDAQKFIGSLYKSAMESKKQSCLANLALYPGRSELPFLPANTQAWIAMIADKLDATLSKS
- the LOC136533889 gene encoding protein COFACTOR ASSEMBLY OF COMPLEX C SUBUNIT B CCB4, chloroplastic-like isoform X1, which encodes MELSRGIVSAPLRPVYSGHGRCGPLSGAFSPPQSSSTVEVRRCCISKALQPRQEWVEGWVRRNDTLVRGLPIVVGGASLVAVLLNRAVSGIAAVTDASSSQSRADILTLVLSVTDILAGLVWLSIRPKSISPAVPEGVECKRVLPGVSSSALHELLWTWDSLTTATCCKSLVIVYGGNCVLQIGVAAGYPEDGNALNVDAQKFIGSLYKSAMESKKQSCLANLALYPGRSELPFLPANTQALILQSIGDKGVVIVGGDTIRGFTNIDQAWIAMIADKLDATLSKS